One Roseburia rectibacter DNA window includes the following coding sequences:
- the rpoB gene encoding DNA-directed RNA polymerase subunit beta, producing MEKNRIRPVKAGKGMRMSYSRQKEVLEMPNLIEVQKDSYQWFLKEGLKEVFDDISPIADYSGHLSLEFVDFTLCESDVKYTIPECKERDATYAAPLKVKVRLHNKETDEINEHEIFMGDLPLMTETGTFVINGAERVIVSQLVRSPGIYYGIAHDKVGKKLYSCTVIPNRGAWLEYETDSNDVFYVRVDRTRKVPITVLIRALGIGTNQEIIDLFGEEPKILASFGKDVATNYEEGLLELYKKIRPGEPLTVESAESLISAMFFDPRRYDLAKVGRYKFNKKLMLKNRINGQVLAEDVVNLATGEIIAEAGTEVTRSLADDIQNAAVPYVWIQTETRNVKVLSSMMVDLRTYVDCNPKDLGITELVYYPVLAQLMEEHTDIDELKEAIKKNVHDLIPKHITKDDIFASINYNMHLEYGIGNDDDIDHLGNRRIRAVGELLQNQYRIGLSRLERVVRERMTTLDLDGISPQSLINIKPVTAAVKEFFGYSQLSQFMDQNNPLGELTHKRRLSALGPGGLSRDRAGFEVRDVHYSHYGRMCPIETPEGPNIGLINSLASYARINEYGFVEAPYRKIDKSDPKNPRVTDEVVYMTADEEDNYHVAQANEALDAEGHFVRNSVSGRYREETQEYEKTMFDYMDVSPKMVFSVATALIPFLQNDDANRALMGSNMQRQAVPLLTTDAPVVGTGMETKAAVDSGVCVIAKKSGIVESSESNQIIIKSDEGTRDVYKLTKFSRSNQSNCYNQRPIVFKGDRVEAGEVIADGPSTSNGELALGKNPLIGFMTWEGYNYEDAVLLSERLVQDDVYTSIHIEEYEAEARDTKLGPEEITRDVPGVGDDALKDLDERGIIRIGAEVRAGDILVGKVTPKGETELTAEERLLRAIFGEKAREVRDTSLKVPHGEYGIVVDAKVFTRENGDELSPGVNQAVRIYIAQKRKISVGDKMAGRHGNKGVVSRVLPVEDMPFLPNGRPLDIVLNPLGVPSRMNIGQVLEIHLSLAAKALGFNIETPVFDGAKEIDIQDTLELANDYVNMPFDAAEAEKEGKTESFEEKYKDILREDVMKYLSDNRAHRALWKGVPISRDGKVQLRDGRTGEPFDSPVTIGHMHYLKLHHLVDDKIHARSTGPYSLVTQQPLGGKAQFGGQRFGEMEVWALEAYGASYTLQEILTVKSDDVVGRVKTYEAIIKGDNIPEPGIPESFKVLLKELQSLGLDVKVLDEDRNEVELMETSEYGNTDLNSIISGDKDFAFEDSDSFAKMGFSQKEFNAENEELVDVDEEPEEDEDDSDFFDDAEENTLDEE from the coding sequence ATGGAGAAAAACAGAATACGACCAGTCAAAGCCGGTAAAGGCATGCGTATGAGTTACTCAAGACAGAAAGAGGTATTGGAAATGCCGAATCTGATAGAGGTTCAGAAAGACTCCTATCAGTGGTTTTTAAAAGAAGGCTTAAAAGAAGTTTTCGACGATATCTCCCCAATCGCAGATTACAGCGGTCACTTGAGTCTGGAATTTGTTGATTTTACATTATGTGAATCAGATGTAAAATATACAATTCCGGAGTGCAAAGAGAGAGATGCAACTTATGCAGCACCTTTAAAGGTAAAGGTAAGACTTCACAACAAAGAAACAGATGAGATTAATGAACATGAGATTTTCATGGGTGATCTTCCTTTGATGACCGAGACAGGTACTTTCGTAATCAACGGAGCCGAGCGTGTTATCGTCAGCCAGTTGGTACGTTCTCCGGGTATCTATTACGGTATTGCTCACGATAAAGTGGGTAAAAAGCTGTATTCCTGTACCGTGATCCCGAACCGTGGTGCATGGTTAGAGTATGAGACAGACTCCAATGACGTATTCTATGTTCGTGTTGATAGAACGAGAAAGGTGCCGATCACAGTATTGATCCGTGCACTTGGTATCGGAACCAATCAGGAAATCATCGATCTGTTTGGTGAGGAACCGAAGATTCTTGCAAGTTTTGGAAAAGACGTTGCAACAAATTATGAGGAAGGTCTTCTTGAGTTATATAAGAAAATCAGACCAGGCGAGCCGCTTACAGTTGAAAGTGCGGAGAGCCTTATTTCTGCTATGTTCTTTGATCCGCGAAGATATGATCTTGCAAAAGTAGGCCGTTACAAATTTAATAAGAAACTTATGTTAAAGAACCGTATCAACGGACAGGTTCTCGCAGAGGATGTTGTAAATCTTGCAACTGGTGAGATCATTGCAGAGGCTGGTACGGAAGTGACAAGAAGTCTTGCAGATGATATCCAGAATGCAGCTGTTCCATATGTATGGATTCAGACAGAGACTAGAAATGTCAAAGTTCTTTCTTCCATGATGGTTGATTTAAGAACATATGTGGACTGCAATCCAAAAGACCTTGGTATCACCGAGCTGGTGTACTATCCGGTACTTGCTCAGTTGATGGAAGAACATACAGATATTGATGAATTAAAAGAAGCGATCAAAAAGAATGTGCATGACCTGATTCCGAAGCATATTACAAAGGATGATATTTTTGCATCCATTAACTACAATATGCACTTAGAGTATGGTATCGGTAATGATGATGATATCGATCACCTTGGAAACAGACGTATCCGTGCAGTTGGTGAGTTATTACAGAACCAGTATCGTATCGGTCTTTCCAGATTAGAGAGAGTTGTTCGTGAGAGAATGACTACTTTAGATTTAGACGGTATTTCTCCACAGAGTCTGATCAATATCAAACCGGTAACAGCAGCGGTAAAAGAGTTCTTTGGTTATTCCCAGTTGTCACAGTTTATGGATCAGAACAACCCATTAGGTGAGCTGACACATAAGAGACGTCTTTCTGCATTAGGACCTGGTGGTCTTTCCAGAGACCGTGCCGGATTCGAGGTACGAGATGTACATTATTCCCATTACGGAAGAATGTGCCCGATCGAGACACCTGAGGGACCAAACATCGGTCTTATCAACTCACTGGCAAGTTATGCAAGAATTAACGAGTATGGTTTCGTAGAGGCACCATACCGTAAAATCGATAAATCAGATCCTAAGAATCCGCGTGTCACAGACGAAGTAGTTTATATGACAGCAGATGAAGAGGATAATTACCATGTAGCGCAGGCGAATGAGGCACTGGATGCAGAAGGACATTTTGTCCGTAATTCCGTATCTGGTCGTTACAGAGAGGAAACACAGGAGTATGAGAAGACTATGTTTGATTACATGGATGTATCTCCGAAGATGGTATTCTCTGTCGCAACAGCACTTATTCCGTTCTTACAGAACGATGATGCAAACCGTGCGCTGATGGGATCTAACATGCAGCGTCAGGCAGTGCCGCTTCTTACCACAGATGCTCCGGTAGTCGGAACAGGTATGGAGACAAAGGCAGCGGTTGACTCCGGTGTATGTGTGATCGCAAAGAAATCCGGTATTGTAGAAAGCTCTGAGTCAAACCAGATCATCATTAAGAGTGATGAGGGAACCAGAGATGTATATAAACTGACAAAATTCTCAAGAAGTAACCAGTCTAACTGCTACAACCAGAGACCGATCGTATTCAAAGGTGACCGTGTGGAAGCCGGAGAAGTGATCGCAGACGGTCCGTCTACTTCAAACGGTGAGTTAGCACTTGGTAAAAACCCACTGATCGGATTCATGACCTGGGAAGGTTACAACTACGAGGATGCCGTTCTGTTAAGTGAGAGACTGGTACAGGATGATGTTTATACATCTATCCATATCGAGGAATACGAAGCAGAAGCACGTGATACAAAACTCGGACCGGAAGAGATCACAAGAGATGTTCCTGGTGTCGGTGATGATGCGTTAAAAGATCTTGATGAGAGGGGTATCATCCGTATCGGTGCAGAGGTTCGTGCCGGTGATATCTTAGTCGGAAAAGTTACTCCGAAGGGAGAGACAGAACTGACTGCTGAGGAGAGACTGCTTCGTGCGATTTTCGGTGAGAAGGCAAGAGAAGTACGTGATACTTCCTTAAAGGTACCACATGGTGAATATGGTATCGTAGTTGATGCAAAGGTATTTACAAGAGAAAACGGTGATGAGTTATCTCCTGGTGTAAATCAGGCAGTCCGCATTTATATTGCACAGAAGAGAAAGATCTCTGTCGGTGATAAGATGGCTGGTCGTCATGGTAACAAGGGTGTCGTTTCCCGTGTACTTCCTGTTGAGGATATGCCATTCCTGCCAAACGGACGTCCGCTTGATATCGTATTAAATCCTCTTGGTGTGCCGTCCCGTATGAACATTGGTCAGGTCCTTGAGATTCACTTAAGTCTTGCTGCAAAAGCACTTGGATTTAACATCGAGACACCGGTATTCGATGGTGCGAAAGAGATTGATATCCAGGATACACTTGAGCTTGCAAATGACTATGTAAATATGCCGTTTGATGCTGCAGAAGCAGAAAAAGAAGGCAAAACAGAGAGCTTTGAAGAAAAATATAAAGATATATTAAGAGAAGACGTTATGAAGTATCTTTCTGACAACCGTGCACACCGTGCACTGTGGAAAGGCGTTCCGATCTCCCGCGACGGAAAGGTTCAGCTTCGTGACGGACGTACCGGAGAGCCGTTTGATTCACCGGTTACCATTGGACACATGCATTATCTGAAACTCCACCATCTGGTAGATGATAAGATCCATGCACGTTCTACTGGTCCTTACTCCTTAGTAACGCAGCAGCCGTTAGGTGGTAAAGCACAGTTCGGTGGTCAGCGTTTCGGAGAGATGGAGGTTTGGGCACTGGAAGCATACGGTGCATCCTATACCTTACAGGAGATCTTAACAGTAAAATCCGATGATGTTGTCGGACGTGTTAAGACTTACGAAGCAATTATTAAGGGTGATAATATCCCTGAACCGGGTATCCCAGAGTCTTTCAAGGTTCTGTTAAAAGAGCTTCAGTCACTTGGTCTGGATGTCAAAGTCTTAGATGAGGACAGAAACGAAGTAGAGCTGATGGAGACAAGCGAATACGGCAATACAGATCTGAATTCCATTATTTCCGGAGATAAGGATTTTGCATTTGAGGACAGTGATTCCTTTGCAAAGATGGGATTCTCACAGAAAGAGTTCAATGCGGAAAATGAAGAACTCGTAGATGTGGATGAGGAACCGGAGGAAGATGAGGATGATTCCGACTTTTTCGACGATGCAGAAGAAAATACTCTTGACGAAGAATAA
- the rpoC gene encoding DNA-directed RNA polymerase subunit beta': protein MPETMSKETTGQSISFDAIKIGLASPEKIREWSRGEVKKPETINYRTLKPEKDGLFCEKIFGPSKDWECHCGKYKKIRYKGVVCDRCGVEITKASVRRERMGHIELAAPVSHIWYFKGIPSRMGLILDLSPRTLEKVLYFASYIVLDAGNTALQYKQVLSESEYQEAREQYGSSFRVGMGAEAIQELLQAIDLEKDSAELKAELEDATGQKRARIIKRLEVVEAFRESGNKPEWMIMTVIPVIPPDLRPMVQLDGGRFATSDLNDLYRRIINRNNRLRRLLELGAPDIIVRNEKRMLQEAVDALIDNGRRGRPVTGPGNRALKSLSDMLKGKSGRFRQNLLGKRVDYSGRSVICVEPKLKIYQCGLPKEMAIELFKPFVMKELVANGTAHNIKSAKKMVERLQTEVWDVLEDVIKEHPVMLNRAPTLHRLGIQAFEPILVEGKAIKLHPLVCTAFNADFDGDQMAVHLPLSVEAQAECRFMLLSPNNLLKPSDGGLVAVPSQDMVLGIYYLTQERPGAKGEGKFFKSVNEAILAYENGVVTLHSRITVRMTKTMPDGTTLTGNVESTLGRFIFNEIIPQDLGFVDRSIPGNELKLEVDFLVAKKQNKQILEKVINIHGATKTAEVLDAVKAMGYKYSTRAAMTVSISDMTVPPQKPQMIKDAQDTVDRIMKQYKRGLITEEERYKEVVETWKETDEELTHALLSGLDKYNNIFMMADSGARGSDKQIKQLAGMRGLMADTTGRTIELPIKSNFREGLDVLEYFMSAHGARKGLSDTALRTADSGYLTRRLVDVSQHMIVRESDCCEGTGREIPGMWVTAFMDGKEEIESLQERITGRFSCNTICDKDGNVIVKANHMITPKRAAAVMSQGVDENGEPLKKVKIRTVLSCRSHMGVCAKCYGANMATGQAVQVGEAIGIIAAQSIGEPGTQLTMRTFHTGGVAGNDITQGLPRVEEIFEARKPKGLAIITEFGGVATIKDTKKKREIIVTNNETGESKAYLIPYGSRIKVMDGAVLEAGDELTEGSVNPHDILKIKGVRAVQDYMLREVQRVYRLQGVEINDKHIEVIVRQMLQKVRVETNGDSEMLPGVLVDALDFEDTNEKLVEEGKEPAEGKQVLLGITKASLATNSFLSAASFQETTKVLTEAAIKGKVDPLIGMKENVIIGKLIPAGTGMKRYRNIKLDSDINEDDELMFDDFDDFDDYEEEIPRDEENEIEEAPVEEE from the coding sequence ATGCCAGAAACAATGAGTAAAGAAACCACAGGTCAGTCTATCTCATTTGATGCCATTAAAATTGGATTGGCGTCTCCGGAAAAGATCCGGGAATGGTCCAGAGGCGAGGTAAAGAAACCGGAGACCATTAACTATAGAACTTTAAAACCGGAAAAAGATGGTCTGTTCTGTGAAAAGATATTTGGACCGAGCAAAGACTGGGAATGTCATTGTGGTAAATATAAGAAAATCCGTTACAAAGGCGTTGTCTGCGACCGATGCGGCGTTGAGATTACAAAAGCAAGCGTTCGTAGAGAGCGTATGGGACACATTGAGCTTGCTGCTCCGGTATCCCATATCTGGTACTTTAAGGGTATTCCGTCACGTATGGGATTAATCCTTGACTTATCCCCAAGAACTCTTGAAAAAGTTCTTTACTTTGCTTCTTATATCGTACTGGATGCGGGCAACACCGCATTGCAGTACAAACAGGTACTTTCCGAGAGCGAATACCAGGAAGCAAGAGAGCAGTACGGCAGTTCTTTCCGTGTTGGAATGGGTGCTGAGGCTATTCAGGAATTATTACAGGCAATCGATCTGGAGAAAGATTCCGCAGAATTAAAGGCAGAGCTTGAGGATGCAACCGGCCAGAAACGTGCAAGAATCATCAAGAGACTGGAAGTTGTAGAGGCTTTCCGTGAGTCCGGCAACAAACCGGAGTGGATGATCATGACAGTGATCCCGGTTATCCCGCCAGATTTACGTCCTATGGTTCAGCTGGATGGTGGACGTTTTGCAACATCCGATCTGAATGATTTATACAGACGTATCATCAACCGTAACAATCGTTTAAGAAGACTCTTAGAGTTAGGAGCACCGGATATCATCGTCCGCAACGAGAAACGTATGCTTCAGGAAGCTGTTGATGCCCTGATCGATAATGGTCGTCGTGGCCGTCCTGTTACAGGTCCTGGTAACCGTGCATTAAAATCTCTTTCAGATATGTTAAAAGGTAAATCCGGACGTTTCCGTCAGAACTTACTTGGAAAACGTGTTGACTACTCCGGACGTTCCGTTATCTGTGTAGAGCCGAAGTTAAAGATTTATCAGTGCGGTCTGCCAAAAGAGATGGCAATTGAGCTGTTCAAACCGTTCGTAATGAAAGAGCTTGTTGCAAACGGAACTGCACACAATATCAAGAGTGCGAAAAAGATGGTTGAGAGACTCCAGACAGAGGTTTGGGATGTTCTCGAAGACGTTATCAAAGAGCATCCGGTTATGTTAAACCGTGCTCCTACACTGCATCGTCTTGGTATTCAGGCATTCGAGCCGATCCTCGTAGAAGGTAAGGCAATTAAGTTACATCCATTGGTATGTACCGCGTTCAACGCCGACTTCGATGGTGACCAGATGGCTGTGCATCTTCCACTTTCTGTAGAAGCACAGGCAGAGTGCCGTTTTATGTTACTTTCACCGAATAACCTGTTAAAACCGTCTGATGGTGGTCTTGTTGCCGTTCCTTCACAGGATATGGTACTTGGTATCTACTATCTGACACAGGAGAGACCGGGAGCAAAAGGAGAAGGTAAATTCTTCAAGAGTGTAAACGAAGCAATTCTTGCATACGAGAATGGTGTAGTAACACTTCACTCAAGAATCACTGTCCGCATGACAAAGACCATGCCGGATGGAACAACACTTACCGGAAATGTAGAATCTACATTGGGACGCTTCATTTTTAATGAGATCATTCCACAGGATCTTGGATTTGTAGACAGAAGCATTCCGGGCAATGAATTAAAACTGGAAGTAGATTTCCTCGTTGCAAAGAAACAGAATAAACAGATTCTGGAAAAAGTAATCAATATCCATGGTGCAACAAAGACAGCAGAAGTTCTTGATGCCGTAAAAGCTATGGGTTACAAATATTCCACAAGAGCAGCTATGACCGTATCCATTTCCGATATGACCGTACCGCCTCAGAAACCGCAGATGATCAAAGATGCACAGGATACTGTTGACCGTATCATGAAACAGTATAAACGTGGTCTTATCACTGAGGAAGAGCGTTACAAAGAGGTTGTTGAAACCTGGAAAGAGACCGATGAGGAGCTGACACATGCACTTCTTTCCGGACTTGATAAATACAACAACATCTTCATGATGGCTGACTCCGGAGCCCGTGGTTCCGATAAACAGATCAAACAGCTTGCCGGTATGCGTGGACTTATGGCAGATACAACCGGTCGTACGATCGAGCTGCCGATCAAGTCAAACTTCCGTGAAGGTCTTGACGTACTCGAATACTTCATGTCCGCACATGGTGCCCGTAAAGGTCTTTCCGATACCGCACTTCGTACGGCTGACTCCGGTTACCTGACCAGACGTCTTGTTGATGTTTCACAGCACATGATCGTTCGTGAGTCTGACTGCTGTGAGGGTACAGGCAGAGAGATTCCGGGAATGTGGGTAACTGCATTCATGGATGGAAAAGAAGAGATCGAGAGTCTTCAGGAGCGTATCACAGGACGTTTCTCCTGCAATACGATCTGTGACAAAGATGGAAATGTCATTGTAAAAGCAAACCATATGATCACACCGAAGCGTGCAGCTGCAGTTATGAGCCAGGGGGTTGATGAGAATGGCGAGCCGCTTAAGAAAGTTAAGATCCGTACCGTATTATCCTGCCGCTCCCATATGGGTGTCTGTGCAAAATGTTACGGTGCAAACATGGCTACCGGCCAGGCTGTACAGGTTGGTGAGGCAATCGGTATTATCGCAGCACAGTCTATCGGTGAGCCTGGTACACAGCTTACCATGCGTACGTTCCATACCGGTGGTGTTGCCGGAAACGATATTACACAGGGTCTTCCTCGTGTCGAGGAGATTTTTGAGGCAAGAAAGCCTAAGGGTCTTGCTATCATCACAGAGTTTGGCGGCGTAGCAACGATTAAGGATACCAAGAAGAAACGTGAGATCATCGTTACCAATAATGAGACCGGAGAATCAAAGGCATATCTGATCCCTTATGGTTCCAGAATTAAGGTTATGGATGGCGCAGTACTTGAAGCCGGTGATGAGCTGACAGAAGGTTCTGTAAATCCACACGATATCTTAAAGATCAAAGGTGTCCGTGCAGTTCAGGATTACATGCTCCGCGAGGTACAGCGTGTATACCGTCTGCAGGGTGTAGAAATCAACGATAAGCATATCGAGGTTATTGTGCGTCAGATGTTACAGAAAGTACGCGTTGAGACAAACGGTGATTCAGAGATGCTTCCGGGTGTATTGGTAGATGCACTTGATTTCGAAGATACCAATGAGAAACTGGTAGAAGAAGGAAAAGAGCCGGCAGAGGGCAAACAGGTATTACTTGGTATTACCAAGGCTTCCCTTGCAACGAACTCCTTCTTATCAGCAGCATCCTTCCAGGAGACAACAAAAGTTCTTACGGAAGCTGCAATCAAAGGTAAAGTCGATCCATTGATCGGTATGAAAGAGAATGTTATCATCGGTAAACTGATTCCTGCAGGAACAGGTATGAAGAGATACCGCAACATTAAACTGGATTCTGATATCAATGAGGATGACGAGCTGATGTTTGATGATTTTGATGACTTCGACGATTATGAGGAAGAGATTCCGAGGGACGAAGAAAATGAAATCGAAGAAGCTCCGGTAGAGGAAGAATAA
- the rpsL gene encoding 30S ribosomal protein S12, with translation MPTFNQLVRKGRQTSVKKSTAPALQKGYNSLQKRPTNTSSPQKRGVCTAVKTATPKKPNSALRKIARVRLSNGIEVTSYIPGEGHNLQEHSVVLIRGGRVKDLPGTRYHIIRGTLDTAGVANRKQARSKYGAKRPKASK, from the coding sequence ATGCCAACATTTAACCAGTTAGTAAGAAAAGGACGTCAGACATCTGTTAAGAAGTCTACTGCACCTGCACTTCAGAAGGGTTACAACTCCCTGCAGAAGAGACCTACAAATACTTCTTCTCCGCAGAAGAGAGGTGTATGTACCGCTGTTAAGACAGCAACTCCTAAAAAACCTAACTCAGCTCTTAGAAAGATCGCCAGAGTTCGTCTTTCCAACGGAATCGAGGTAACAAGCTACATCCCAGGTGAGGGACACAACTTACAGGAGCACAGCGTTGTTCTGATCCGTGGTGGTCGTGTTAAGGACTTACCAGGTACAAGATATCACATCATCCGTGGTACACTTGATACAGCAGGAGTCGCTAACAGAAAGCAGGCTCGTTCCAAATACGGCGCTAAGAGACCAAAGGCTTCTAAGTAA
- the rpsG gene encoding 30S ribosomal protein S7, translating into MPRKGHTQKRDVLADPLYNNKVVTKLINNIMLDGKKGVAQKIVYGAFTRVEEKTEKPALEVFEAAMNNVMPVLEVKARRIGGATYQVPIEVRPDRRQALALRWLTTYSRNRGEKTMEERLANEIMDAANNTGASVKKKEDMHKMAEANKAFAHYRF; encoded by the coding sequence GTGCCACGTAAAGGACATACTCAGAAAAGAGACGTATTAGCAGATCCGTTATACAACAACAAAGTGGTTACCAAACTTATCAACAACATCATGTTAGATGGTAAGAAAGGTGTTGCTCAGAAAATTGTATACGGAGCTTTCACAAGAGTTGAGGAGAAAACAGAGAAACCAGCTCTTGAGGTATTTGAAGCAGCAATGAATAACGTTATGCCTGTTCTTGAAGTAAAGGCAAGACGTATCGGTGGTGCAACATATCAGGTACCGATCGAAGTAAGACCGGATCGTCGTCAGGCGTTAGCACTTCGCTGGCTGACCACTTACTCTCGTAACAGAGGAGAGAAGACGATGGAAGAAAGACTTGCGAACGAGATTATGGATGCAGCAAACAATACTGGTGCATCTGTTAAGAAAAAAGAAGATATGCACAAAATGGCAGAGGCAAACAAGGCTTTCGCGCACTACAGATTCTAA
- the fusA gene encoding elongation factor G, which yields MAGREYPLERTRNIGIMAHIDAGKTTLTERILYYTGVNYKIGDTHEGTATMDWMEQEQERGITITSAATTCHWTLEEFTKPKAGALEHRINIIDTPGHVDFTVEVERSLRVLDGAVGVFCAKGGVEPQSENVWRQADTYNVPRMAFINKMDILGANFYGAVDQIRTRLGKNAIVLQLPIGKEDDFKGVIDLFEMKAYIYNDDKGDNITVTDDLGDMKDDAELYRSELIEKICELDDDLMMMYLEGEEPSVEEMKKVLRKATCECTAVPVCCGSAYRNKGVQKLLDAIIEYMPAPTDIPSIKGVDLDGNEVERHSSDDEPFSALAFKIMADPFVGKLAFFRVYSGSMAAGSYVLNATKDKKERVGRILQMHANKRQELDRVYSGDIAAAVGFKFTTTGDTICDEQHPVILESMEFPEPVIELAIEPKTKAGQGKMGEALAKLAEEDPTFRAHTDQETGQTIIAGMGELHLEIIVDRLLREFKVEANVGAPQVAYKETFTKPVDVEYKYAKQSGGRGQYGHCKVKFEPMDPNGEETFKFESSVVGGAIPKEYIPAVGEGIEEAAQAGILGGFPVLGVHANVYDGSYHEVDSSEMAFHIAGSMAFKEAMQKASPVLLEPIMKVEVTMPEEYMGDVIGDINSRRGRIEGMDDIGGGKLVKAYVPLAEMFGYSTDLRSKTQGRGNYSMFFEKYEPVPKNVQEKVLADKSK from the coding sequence TTGGCTGGAAGAGAATATCCATTAGAGAGAACCAGAAACATTGGTATTATGGCTCACATTGATGCTGGTAAAACAACATTAACAGAGCGTATTCTTTACTATACCGGTGTTAACTATAAGATTGGTGATACTCATGAAGGTACTGCTACCATGGACTGGATGGAGCAGGAGCAGGAAAGAGGTATCACGATTACATCAGCCGCTACAACATGTCACTGGACATTGGAAGAGTTCACAAAACCAAAGGCAGGTGCTTTAGAGCATCGTATCAATATCATTGATACCCCTGGTCACGTTGACTTTACAGTAGAGGTAGAGCGTTCACTCCGTGTACTTGACGGCGCTGTCGGCGTCTTCTGTGCAAAGGGTGGTGTTGAGCCTCAGTCCGAGAACGTATGGCGTCAGGCTGATACCTACAATGTACCGCGTATGGCATTCATCAATAAGATGGATATCTTAGGTGCAAACTTCTACGGTGCTGTTGATCAGATCCGTACAAGATTAGGAAAAAATGCAATCGTTCTTCAGTTACCGATTGGTAAAGAGGATGATTTCAAAGGTGTCATTGATTTATTCGAGATGAAAGCATACATCTACAACGACGATAAGGGTGATAATATCACTGTTACCGATGATTTAGGTGATATGAAAGATGATGCAGAGCTTTACCGTTCTGAGTTAATCGAGAAAATCTGCGAGTTAGATGATGACTTAATGATGATGTACCTTGAGGGTGAAGAACCATCCGTAGAGGAAATGAAAAAAGTATTGAGAAAAGCTACCTGTGAATGTACAGCTGTACCTGTTTGCTGTGGTTCTGCTTACAGAAACAAGGGTGTACAGAAGCTTCTTGATGCAATTATCGAGTACATGCCGGCTCCAACAGACATCCCTTCAATCAAGGGTGTAGATCTGGATGGAAACGAAGTAGAGAGACATTCATCTGATGATGAGCCGTTCTCAGCTTTAGCATTCAAGATCATGGCTGACCCATTCGTAGGTAAACTTGCATTCTTCCGTGTATACTCCGGTAGCATGGCAGCAGGTTCTTACGTTCTCAATGCAACAAAAGATAAAAAAGAGCGTGTTGGACGTATCCTTCAGATGCATGCGAATAAGAGACAGGAGCTCGACAGAGTTTACTCTGGTGATATCGCAGCAGCAGTTGGATTTAAGTTCACCACAACAGGTGATACCATCTGTGATGAGCAGCATCCTGTAATCTTAGAGTCCATGGAATTCCCAGAGCCGGTTATCGAGCTTGCTATTGAGCCGAAAACAAAGGCTGGACAGGGTAAGATGGGTGAGGCTCTTGCAAAACTTGCAGAAGAGGATCCTACATTCCGTGCGCATACTGATCAGGAAACAGGTCAGACAATCATCGCTGGTATGGGTGAGCTTCATCTGGAGATCATCGTTGACCGTCTCCTTCGTGAATTTAAGGTAGAGGCAAACGTTGGTGCACCTCAGGTTGCTTACAAAGAGACATTTACAAAACCTGTAGATGTTGAGTACAAATATGCAAAACAGTCTGGTGGACGTGGACAGTACGGACACTGTAAAGTTAAATTCGAGCCGATGGATCCGAACGGCGAAGAGACATTCAAGTTCGAGTCTAGCGTAGTTGGTGGTGCTATTCCGAAGGAATACATCCCGGCAGTAGGTGAAGGTATCGAAGAAGCAGCTCAGGCTGGTATTCTTGGAGGATTCCCGGTACTTGGTGTACATGCTAACGTATACGACGGATCTTACCATGAAGTCGATTCATCCGAGATGGCATTCCACATTGCCGGATCTATGGCTTTCAAGGAAGCTATGCAGAAGGCAAGTCCGGTATTACTTGAGCCGATCATGAAGGTTGAAGTAACTATGCCAGAGGAATACATGGGTGATGTTATCGGTGATATCAACTCCCGTCGTGGACGTATCGAGGGAATGGATGATATCGGTGGCGGTAAGCTTGTAAAAGCTTATGTTCCGCTTGCTGAGATGTTCGGATATTCTACAGACTTACGTTCTAAGACACAGGGACGTGGTAACTACTCTATGTTCTTCGAGAAATATGAGCCAGTACCAAAGAATGTACAGGAAAAGGTATTAGCAGACAAATCTAAATAA